From a region of the Oryza sativa Japonica Group chromosome 6, ASM3414082v1 genome:
- the LOC9266816 gene encoding uncharacterized protein isoform X2, with the protein MVLEPVHQHSKGLPRRQLACGPPYLSFAFWIDSFVSSLSRPPLVLASSLLSHGVRGPLRPRLRRLALSAAFMNKTWPLLYINFAINMFHLYVCTIYSWLTIAYILISQLLYGDISKQIKTRLSRLWDFHDINDEEKIYHTELVLLDETGASIHVQIYPSLRNKFKDLLQQGKVYYIDSFSVRYANRTYRPVANPLMISFTKWTTLEECIEIPDNFPSITFSLTPFQDVPSLVEKNHFYVDVMGIITEVGATATIRPKSSNTDNLKRTMQISDASGCTLPVTLWGKTTTAFEVQAIFNVGQIEPQVVVFVGTLVRNYKGIGLTLTGSSPCKWYVNLDMPEVAALKQSGTVLSSISP; encoded by the exons ATGGTTCTTGAACCTGTTCATCAGCACAGCAAAGGTCTTCCGCGGCGGCAGCTCGCG tGCGGACCCCCCTATCTTTCCTTCGCTTTCTGGATCGACTCGTTCGTGTCTTCTCTGTCTCGTCCTCCTCTCGTACTTGCTTCGTCCTTGTTGTCCCACGGCGTTCGCGGGCCTCTTCGTCCGAG GCTGCGCCGCCTGGCGCTTAGCGCGGCTTTCATGAACAAGACATGGCCGCTCTTGTACATAAATTTTGCCATAAATATGTTCCATCTGTATGTTTGTACTATATACTCCTG GCTCACTATAGCGTATATCCTTATTTCTCAGCTTCTGTATGGAGACATCAGCAAGCAGATCAAGACACGGCTCTCTAGGCTATGGGATTTCCACGATATCAATgatgaagaaaaaatatatcacaCTGAACTTGTCTTGCTGGATGAAACG GGCGCCAGTATACATGTGCAAATCTATCCATCCCTAAGAAATAAGTTCAAGGATCTCTTACAGCAAGGGAAGGTCTACTACATCGACTCTTTCTCTGTCAGATATGCCAATAGAACATATAGGCCTGTTGCGAATCCTTTGATGATTTCATTTACTAAATGGACTACCTTGGAAGAATGCATTGAGATCCCTGACAATTTCCCTAGCATCACGTTTTCGCTGACACCGTTCCAAGATGTTCCATCTCTTGTGGAAAAGAATCATTTCTATGTTG ATGTTATGGGTATCATAACTGAGGTTGGTGCAACAGCCACCATCCGCCCTAAATCAAGCAACACCGACAACCTGAAAAGAACCATGCAAATTTCAGATGCAAG CGGCTGCACACTGCCTGTCACACTCTGGGGGAAAACAACAACTGCCTTTGAAGTACAGGCGATATTCAATGTTGGACAGATTGAGCCTCAAGTTGTTGTCTTTGTTGGAACACTTGTACGAAACTACAAAGGGATAG GCCTGACTTTGACTGGAAGCTCACCGTGCAAATGGTATGTCAACCTTGATATGCCCGAAGTTGCTGCCCTGAAACAGAG CGGGACCGTTTTGTCGTCAATATCACCATAA
- the LOC9266816 gene encoding uncharacterized protein isoform X4, which produces MVLEPVHQHSKGLPRRQLACGPPYLSFAFWIDSFVSSLSRPPLVLASSLLSHGVRGPLRPRLTIAYILISQLLYGDISKQIKTRLSRLWDFHDINDEEKIYHTELVLLDETGASIHVQIYPSLRNKFKDLLQQGKVYYIDSFSVRYANRTYRPVANPLMISFTKWTTLEECIEIPDNFPSITFSLTPFQDVPSLVEKNHFYVDVMGIITEVGATATIRPKSSNTDNLKRTMQISDASGCTLPVTLWGKTTTAFEVQAIFNVGQIEPQVVVFVGTLVRNYKGIGLTLTGSSPCKWYVNLDMPEVAALKQSGTVLSSISP; this is translated from the exons ATGGTTCTTGAACCTGTTCATCAGCACAGCAAAGGTCTTCCGCGGCGGCAGCTCGCG tGCGGACCCCCCTATCTTTCCTTCGCTTTCTGGATCGACTCGTTCGTGTCTTCTCTGTCTCGTCCTCCTCTCGTACTTGCTTCGTCCTTGTTGTCCCACGGCGTTCGCGGGCCTCTTCGTCCGAG GCTCACTATAGCGTATATCCTTATTTCTCAGCTTCTGTATGGAGACATCAGCAAGCAGATCAAGACACGGCTCTCTAGGCTATGGGATTTCCACGATATCAATgatgaagaaaaaatatatcacaCTGAACTTGTCTTGCTGGATGAAACG GGCGCCAGTATACATGTGCAAATCTATCCATCCCTAAGAAATAAGTTCAAGGATCTCTTACAGCAAGGGAAGGTCTACTACATCGACTCTTTCTCTGTCAGATATGCCAATAGAACATATAGGCCTGTTGCGAATCCTTTGATGATTTCATTTACTAAATGGACTACCTTGGAAGAATGCATTGAGATCCCTGACAATTTCCCTAGCATCACGTTTTCGCTGACACCGTTCCAAGATGTTCCATCTCTTGTGGAAAAGAATCATTTCTATGTTG ATGTTATGGGTATCATAACTGAGGTTGGTGCAACAGCCACCATCCGCCCTAAATCAAGCAACACCGACAACCTGAAAAGAACCATGCAAATTTCAGATGCAAG CGGCTGCACACTGCCTGTCACACTCTGGGGGAAAACAACAACTGCCTTTGAAGTACAGGCGATATTCAATGTTGGACAGATTGAGCCTCAAGTTGTTGTCTTTGTTGGAACACTTGTACGAAACTACAAAGGGATAG GCCTGACTTTGACTGGAAGCTCACCGTGCAAATGGTATGTCAACCTTGATATGCCCGAAGTTGCTGCCCTGAAACAGAG CGGGACCGTTTTGTCGTCAATATCACCATAA
- the LOC9266816 gene encoding uncharacterized protein isoform X3: MVLEPVHQHSKGLPRRQLACGPPYLSFAFWIDSFVSSLSRPPLVLASSLLSHGVRGPLRPRLRRLALSAAFMNKTWPLLYINFAINMFHLYVCTIYSWLTIAYILISQLLYGDISKQIKTRLSRLWDFHDINDEEKIYHTELVLLDETGASIHVQIYPSLRNKFKDLLQQGKVYYIDSFSVRYANRTYRPVANPLMISFTKWTTLEECIEIPDNFPSITFSLTPFQDVPSLVEKNHFYVDVMGIITEVGATATIRPKSSNTDNLKRTMQISDASGCTLPVTLWGKTTTAFEVQAIFNVGQIEPQVVVFVGTLVRNYKGIGLTLTGSSPCKWYVNLDMPEVAALKQSFTAKF, translated from the exons ATGGTTCTTGAACCTGTTCATCAGCACAGCAAAGGTCTTCCGCGGCGGCAGCTCGCG tGCGGACCCCCCTATCTTTCCTTCGCTTTCTGGATCGACTCGTTCGTGTCTTCTCTGTCTCGTCCTCCTCTCGTACTTGCTTCGTCCTTGTTGTCCCACGGCGTTCGCGGGCCTCTTCGTCCGAG GCTGCGCCGCCTGGCGCTTAGCGCGGCTTTCATGAACAAGACATGGCCGCTCTTGTACATAAATTTTGCCATAAATATGTTCCATCTGTATGTTTGTACTATATACTCCTG GCTCACTATAGCGTATATCCTTATTTCTCAGCTTCTGTATGGAGACATCAGCAAGCAGATCAAGACACGGCTCTCTAGGCTATGGGATTTCCACGATATCAATgatgaagaaaaaatatatcacaCTGAACTTGTCTTGCTGGATGAAACG GGCGCCAGTATACATGTGCAAATCTATCCATCCCTAAGAAATAAGTTCAAGGATCTCTTACAGCAAGGGAAGGTCTACTACATCGACTCTTTCTCTGTCAGATATGCCAATAGAACATATAGGCCTGTTGCGAATCCTTTGATGATTTCATTTACTAAATGGACTACCTTGGAAGAATGCATTGAGATCCCTGACAATTTCCCTAGCATCACGTTTTCGCTGACACCGTTCCAAGATGTTCCATCTCTTGTGGAAAAGAATCATTTCTATGTTG ATGTTATGGGTATCATAACTGAGGTTGGTGCAACAGCCACCATCCGCCCTAAATCAAGCAACACCGACAACCTGAAAAGAACCATGCAAATTTCAGATGCAAG CGGCTGCACACTGCCTGTCACACTCTGGGGGAAAACAACAACTGCCTTTGAAGTACAGGCGATATTCAATGTTGGACAGATTGAGCCTCAAGTTGTTGTCTTTGTTGGAACACTTGTACGAAACTACAAAGGGATAG GCCTGACTTTGACTGGAAGCTCACCGTGCAAATGGTATGTCAACCTTGATATGCCCGAAGTTGCTGCCCTGAAACAGAG CTTTACAGCAAAGTTTTAG
- the LOC9266816 gene encoding uncharacterized protein isoform X5 — MVLEPVHQHSKGLPRRQLACGPPYLSFAFWIDSFVSSLSRPPLVLASSLLSHGVRGPLRPRLTIAYILISQLLYGDISKQIKTRLSRLWDFHDINDEEKIYHTELVLLDETGASIHVQIYPSLRNKFKDLLQQGKVYYIDSFSVRYANRTYRPVANPLMISFTKWTTLEECIEIPDNFPSITFSLTPFQDVPSLVEKNHFYVDVMGIITEVGATATIRPKSSNTDNLKRTMQISDASGCTLPVTLWGKTTTAFEVQAIFNVGQIEPQVVVFVGTLVRNYKGIGLTLTGSSPCKWYVNLDMPEVAALKQSFTAKF; from the exons ATGGTTCTTGAACCTGTTCATCAGCACAGCAAAGGTCTTCCGCGGCGGCAGCTCGCG tGCGGACCCCCCTATCTTTCCTTCGCTTTCTGGATCGACTCGTTCGTGTCTTCTCTGTCTCGTCCTCCTCTCGTACTTGCTTCGTCCTTGTTGTCCCACGGCGTTCGCGGGCCTCTTCGTCCGAG GCTCACTATAGCGTATATCCTTATTTCTCAGCTTCTGTATGGAGACATCAGCAAGCAGATCAAGACACGGCTCTCTAGGCTATGGGATTTCCACGATATCAATgatgaagaaaaaatatatcacaCTGAACTTGTCTTGCTGGATGAAACG GGCGCCAGTATACATGTGCAAATCTATCCATCCCTAAGAAATAAGTTCAAGGATCTCTTACAGCAAGGGAAGGTCTACTACATCGACTCTTTCTCTGTCAGATATGCCAATAGAACATATAGGCCTGTTGCGAATCCTTTGATGATTTCATTTACTAAATGGACTACCTTGGAAGAATGCATTGAGATCCCTGACAATTTCCCTAGCATCACGTTTTCGCTGACACCGTTCCAAGATGTTCCATCTCTTGTGGAAAAGAATCATTTCTATGTTG ATGTTATGGGTATCATAACTGAGGTTGGTGCAACAGCCACCATCCGCCCTAAATCAAGCAACACCGACAACCTGAAAAGAACCATGCAAATTTCAGATGCAAG CGGCTGCACACTGCCTGTCACACTCTGGGGGAAAACAACAACTGCCTTTGAAGTACAGGCGATATTCAATGTTGGACAGATTGAGCCTCAAGTTGTTGTCTTTGTTGGAACACTTGTACGAAACTACAAAGGGATAG GCCTGACTTTGACTGGAAGCTCACCGTGCAAATGGTATGTCAACCTTGATATGCCCGAAGTTGCTGCCCTGAAACAGAG CTTTACAGCAAAGTTTTAG
- the LOC9266816 gene encoding uncharacterized protein isoform X1: protein MSQQSIDRVRRVRASRERRATNVLLRPFAMDIQSTVGTSSEPLRVDRSKRPRSLMDFSAGLSKLHRQHRCLLRSKLPPLPPPHAPSASASRPSTASSATDREYIQSLKASYPGRSYYGPPTHECPYCGAVFWFQERVKSLSAVSKRKIVYNLCCKSGKIQVPRFEQPPEPLAALIKSDGDARSKRFLRQIGSYNSSFAFTSMGATIDRSINTGNAPYVFKINGVVHHKIGTLLPSHGATSKFAQLYIYDLANEVQNRLNIFENERDSNDRPDPKIIAALSAMLDTHNKLVQNFRYARSRLAEHGDEKITLCLLGCNAKDDVQYNLPTSGEIAAIIVGDFDAKECKFDVLVHDRDHGMRHVSSLHPSYLALQYPLLFPYGERGFHLGIKYADYDGVGRKYITMQEFHRYLIHYRLNESNPFTCYGRLSDQAIVDVFSSIEANRI from the exons ATGTCGCAACAGAGTATAGATAGGGTCCGAAGGGTACGTGCAAGCCGTGAAAGGCGAGCCACCAATGTCTTGCTGCGGCCCTTTGCAATGGACATACAGAGCACGGTGGGAACATCGTCTGAACCTTTGCGGGTAGATCGGAGTAAGAGGCCGCGTTCCCTTATGGATTTTTCAGCTGGCTTATCCAAGCTGCATAGACAGCACCGTTGTTTACTGCGGTCAAAGCTGCCTCCTTTGCCGCCACCACACGCTCCTTCTG CTTCTGCTAGCAGGCCAAGCACTGCCTCATCAGCAACAGATAGGGAATACATCCAGTCGCTCAAGG CGTCCTACCCAGGCCGGTCATACTATGGTCCTCCAACGCATGAGTGTCCATATTGTGGTGCTGTCTTTTGGTTCCAGGAGAGGGTTAAGTCACTCTCTGCTGTCTCAAAGAGGAAAATTGTCTATAATCTATGTTGCAAGAGCGGCAAAATACAAGTGCCTCGTTTTGAGCAGCCCCCAGAGCCTCTTGCGGCTCTGATAAAATCTGATGGTGATGCTCGATCGAAGAGATTTTTAAGACAGATTGGATCATACAATTCATCCTTTGCTTTTACTTCGATGGGCGCAACCATCGACAGATCAATTAACACTGGGAATGCACCTTATGTTTTCAAAATCAACGGTGTTGTGCACCACAAGATTGGCACTCTTTTGCCATCGCATGGTGCGACATCAAAATTTGCACAGCTTTACATCTATGATCTTGCTAACGAGGTCCAAAATCGGTTAAACATTTTCGAGAATGAACGCGATAGCAACGATAGGCCTGACCCTAAAATAATCGCAGCCTTATCGGCCATGCTTGACACGCACAACAAACTTGTTCAGAATTTTAGGTATGCCAGGTCACGACTTGCTGAACATGGCGATGAGAAGATAACTTTGTGTTTGCTAGGCTGCAATGCTAAGGATGATGTTCAGTATAATCTTCCAACAAGCGGTGAAATAGCTGCCATAATAGTTGGTGACTTTGATGCGAAGGAGTGCAAGTTTGATGTGCTTGTTCATGATAGAGATCATGGGATGCGTCATGTCTCATCGCTACATCCATCGTATTTAGCTTTGCAATACCCTTTGCTTTTTCCGTATGGCGAACGTGGCTTTCATCTAGGCATTAAATACGCTGATTATGATGGGGTTGGTAGGAAATACATTACGATGCAAGAGTTCCATAGATATCTGATTCATTACAGGCTAAATGAATCTAATCCTTTCACGTGCTATGGCCGGCTTAGTGACCAGGCCATTGTTGATGTTTTCTCAAGCATTGAAGCTAATAGGATATAG
- the LOC4340917 gene encoding uncharacterized protein, whose amino-acid sequence MADHRKITSDEEEAAVKPTRSFRYEDYSTRRVFLRSYPLQWDWASPAPGEKEKQQQQQQVQGVVAGGDGEEDDDEYGGGGGDERGGRRWRRQVAVAVVEWGEEKLLLLRRVKKRLALYLIGCHYAGHRAALPFKSSSASCTAAMLASSR is encoded by the coding sequence ATGGCGGATCACCGGAAGATCACCagtgatgaggaggaggcggcggtgaagcCGACGAGGAGCTTCCGGTACGAGGACTACAGCACCAGGAGGGTGTTCCTGCGGAGCTACCCTCTCCAGTGGGActgggcgtcgccggcgccgggggagaaggagaagcagcagcagcagcagcaggtgcagggcgtcgtcgccggcggcgacggggaggaggatgacgatgagtacggcggaggaggaggagacgagcgcggcgggaggaggtggcggcggcaggtggcggtggcggtggtggagtgGGGGGAGGAGAAGCTGCTCCTGCTCCGGCGGGTCAAGAAGAGGCTGGCGCTCTACCTCATCGGCTGCCACtacgccggccaccgcgccgcgctgccgttcaagtcctcctccgcctcctgcaccgccgccatgctcgcctcctcccgctga